The genomic stretch CGGTTATGTGCTTGGTCGGATGcgttttataatgaaaaatcaacacttgagtataaaaccagctgctaaaactgtagtaactgaacttcaatttttttgggagatatatagaattcctctaatgcaacactacaatgctgttgttaagctcctaaaattatttaacaaaatgcgagcaattatcaaaaaatcttctcacgcgggagataaacagaaagagcaagagtctaatttcattaataatttggatcgattgtttgacattgctcgacgaaatgcattaaatttgattaaaaacgatAAGGATAAACAGTTCCTTATTCTGCAAAGGGAAGTTGGAAGGCCTGGATCTGCCTTTGCGAGagttaaaaaaggcaaaatcgAAGAAGAACCAACAACGGAACCAGAGCCTTCCTTGGAATCTCAATCAGCTACCAGCGTTTTTACTATTGATGGAGGAGGTAAGAATATAATCAAATAAGATGGTAACTTCTACTATATGTCAATATTTTTATGTCTTGCTTCCAGATGAGAAACCCTCCACTAGTAGAGCGTTTTCCGAGCGaagtaaatcaaaaataatgacTCCTATACTAGCTGCCACCCTAGACCGTATTGGACTAAGCGACCGAAATGCAATGTATGTTATTTCTGCGGTTTTAACAAGTGCTGGACTAAACTTAGGTAAGTTCTCCTTAACAGTACTTttattgtattgttctttcttcctgagtttaattttattatattgatagtATCTTGTGACTAAAACAAAATCTTTATCAACTTTATCTATTTTTCAGACGATATATCAGAACATCGCGAAGAGATTGCTCAAAATATCCAAAACAATTTTGATCTAAATGGACCACTTGTTGTACAGCAATCGATAGgtatttttgttatttgaaatttctttcctacaattttagattacatttggtaatatttgttttttttaaagaagctatttgtaacatatttttaacttttttttaaaaagaatc from Armigeres subalbatus isolate Guangzhou_Male unplaced genomic scaffold, GZ_Asu_2 Contig163, whole genome shotgun sequence encodes the following:
- the LOC134203076 gene encoding uncharacterized protein LOC134203076, which gives rise to MKNQHLSIKPAAKTVVTELQFFWEIYRIPLMQHYNAVVKLLKLFNKMRAIIKKSSHAGDKQKEQESNFINNLDRLFDIARRNALNLIKNDKDKQFLILQREVGRPGSAFARVKKGKIEEEPTTEPEPSLESQSATSVFTIDGGDEKPSTSRAFSERSKSKIMTPILAATLDRIGLSDRNAMYVISAVLTSAGLNLGTDKVERLPVLVSSGANVQLLGVPKLSSGTGERQANESSVVVIVVVLVRIMMSFMRLALKPRSGREPLMRQLRLLVVERRPSAGTGHSTTRLQRRLRCQ